The window CGCCATCAAAGAATAAGGCGCTCTTACTGCCTTGAGCAGAAACGAAAGCACCAAGCTGAGCCAGAATAAGGGCAAATAGCAATGCTCCTCGAATGTTCATGTCACTAAAATTTTATTCCATGGTTATTATTAGTACTCGCATCGCATACATCCTGGCCGCCGGGGCAGCTGTTGTCTGCGCCCTCATCCATGCGGTAGTAGGCTACCAGACCGAGCTCGGTGCCCGCCAGCCGCTCGGTCATCTTGTGGCGAATTTCAGCCTGGGTCAACACACGATTCCAAATACGGACTTCATCCATCCTACCCGAGAAAGGATAATCGTCCTGGCCAGAAAAACCTAAATTGATGCCCAAGGCAGCAAATCGGGTGGCAGAGTTGCTCTGCAGGGGGATGCCGTTGTGGCAGCTACTTAACAGCCCATTTACATAAAGACACACCTGGCCATTGCTCATGGTGCAAGCCAGGTGCGTCCACTGTCCGGCAGGCACTGAATTTGTAGGTGTTACGATATTCGTCCAGTTTCCGGGAATGTTCTGATTCCAGGTAGAAAACTGGAGAGCTCCGTTTACAAGTCCAATTACAAAGGTAATTTGTGGAAGACCCTCAGAATGGAGGGCATTCAGCAACCCCGAATTATCTGTAGGTAGCACCCAAGCCTCCCAGGTATAGACCGACGCGTTGTTAAAGAAGGAAGTATTTATATTGACTCCCACCGGAACCAGTGCCTCCTACGAAGTAGGGCTGACTCTGGTACCGTCAAAAAACAATGCGCGACCACCGCCCTGCCCATAAGCACTAAATGCTGACAGAAACGCAACAAACAAAATTCTCGCTTTCATATTCTCCTTTCTCATATCTTAGATCTTGCCTCGACTGTTTCAATAAAATTTCACACCGTGGTTGCCATTCCCGCTGGCATCACATACATCCTGGCCGCCGGGGCAGGTGTTATCTGTACCCTCGTCCATGCGGTAGTAGGCCACCAGGCCGGGCTCAGTGCCAGTTAGGCGTTCGGTCATCTTGTGGCGGATCTCATCTTGGCTAAGGGCGCGGCTCCAGACACGCACCTCGTCCAACCTGCCTGTCAGCCTTCTGCCAGTAAGAAGCGAAAGATCGCCTATACGAGCTTGTGCTCCGGTTGCATCCACATCACCAAGGGCCCTTGTAGCGCTGCCAGACAGATTGCCATCCACATACATTGAAAACACATTGCCCTGACGCATGAAAACCAAGTGATGCCACGCACCATCGTCTACTCGTGTTGTGGTAGATACGGCAACGATAGAGAAACTGGCATCCCGAACTTGCATATATGGCGTGCCATTGTCCAGGATGACGAACTCCACATCCTGATTACCACCAGTGTATCCACTTCCCCACAAATTCTCAATCTGACCGGAACCCACACCCCCATTTGTGGCCCACATGGATACGGCAAAGTCCCGGTTGTCGAACGAAAACGAGGGAACCCCGATGTAACCACTTCCGTCAAAATTCAAGGCCTTGCCACTTCCCTGGCCATAGGCAGCGGCGAACAAATAGCAAACAATAAATAGGAATGTCTTTTTCATATGCTTTCTATAAAATCATCTACTTTAGAACTTCACACCGTGATTGCCATTGCCACTGGCATCACACACATCCTGGCCGCCGGGGCAGGTGTTATCTGCGCCTTCGTCCATACGGTAGTAGGCCACCAGGCCGGGCTCGGTACCCGTTAGGCGTTCGGTCATCTTGTGGCGGATCTCCGCCGCCGTAAGGGCGCGATTCCAGACACGGATTTCGTCCATCTGGCCAGTCATCGCGTTACTAATCACAGGTGTAGAACCAGAGCAATAGTGAACCGCAGAACCTATCCGCAGGGCACTTGCACCCGGATAAGGCTGGTCTATAGACATTAAGCCCGTATAATTGACACTCGGAAAGCCATTCCATTGAAGTCGCACGGAGCCACTCTGATAATAAGCAAAACCATCGGGCTGCGTAGTGAAGGCCACAGCGGGGTCGCTGCTATCCAACCGCAAGCGGCCGCTTGCAAGCAAAATACCATTGTGGTAGAGAG of the Bacteroidota bacterium genome contains:
- a CDS encoding LamG domain-containing protein gives rise to the protein MKKTFLFIVCYLFAAAYGQGSGKALNFDGSGYIGVPSFSFDNRDFAVSMWATNGGVGSGQIENLWGSGYTGGNQDVEFVILDNGTPYMQVRDASFSIVAVSTTTRVDDGAWHHLVFMRQGNVFSMYVDGNLSGSATRALGDVDATGAQARIGDLSLLTGRRLTGRLDEVRVWSRALSQDEIRHKMTERLTGTEPGLVAYYRMDEGTDNTCPGGQDVCDASGNGNHGVKFY
- a CDS encoding LamG domain-containing protein, which codes for MLPTDNSGLLNALHSEGLPQITFVIGLVNGALQFSTWNQNIPGNWTNIVTPTNSVPAGQWTHLACTMSNGQVCLYVNGLLSSCHNGIPLQSNSATRFAALGINLGFSGQDDYPFSGRMDEVRIWNRVLTQAEIRHKMTERLAGTELGLVAYYRMDEGADNSCPGGQDVCDASTNNNHGIKF
- a CDS encoding LamG domain-containing protein encodes the protein MELNFDTMRKIVFSLLLALCSLSALYGQGARRSVYFDSNGYIQVADVSQLDLATRFTVESWTKIEADGILLMKGGWCPNVVGGSGGEGAQSYFFAYSNNTLGFFINTGGDFFHLIGSVSAPVQLENGAWHHIAASFDSGFLSLYHNGILLASGRLRLDSSDPAVAFTTQPDGFAYYQSGSVRLQWNGFPSVNYTGLMSIDQPYPGASALRIGSAVHYCSGSTPVISNAMTGQMDEIRVWNRALTAAEIRHKMTERLTGTEPGLVAYYRMDEGADNTCPGGQDVCDASGNGNHGVKF